Genomic window (Jeotgalibacillus haloalkalitolerans):
AGAAGCCAGCTTCCCTGATTTCATCGACAATCCTTTGCACCGATGACCAGCTGATGATCATTCCGGCGTCAATGCTTTTCTCTCTGTACAGTTTTAAAATAGGGGAAGTGTCATCGATTGTTGAGGTTGTGACGAGAACATTATAGCCGCGCTCTGCACATGAGCTGATCATACTGCTGATGACTGTGCTGTAAAAGAGATCATCCGCATAAATGTTATGCTTTTCAGGATCCTGTATGATAAATAATCCGAGCGTCTGCGTTTTCTTTTTTGTCAGGCGTCTTGCAGAAACGTTCGGGTGGTAGTTGTGTTCATTCATAATTTGAAGAATACGTTCACGCGTTTCTTTTTTTACCTGGGGTGAATCATTTAATACCCGCTGCACTGTTTTTCTCGATACGCCGGCGAGTTTTGCTATATCAAAAATATCCATTTTTTCCTCCTGCGTGTTACTTATAGAGTTTATTATAGCTGAATAAGAACCCGCCTGCATTGAATGATGAAGGGTCAGTTTGAAAGGTGAGAAGTGAACGGTGAAGCTGCAGTAGATGAGCGGGGAATTCAATCATCTATAAAAATATATCTATCATCTTTTTGGTTAATTCCGTCGTCTTTTAATTTATTCAGCTTCTGTTAGTCTGAAACGCCTGAATTACGTCATGAATCGTCATTATTCAATCACCTTTTGTACTAATTCCATCACCAAAAAGTTTATTAGACCCATGCCCGAAAGCGCCACTGCCTGAAATGAAGCATTCTTCTCCAGCTAAAGAGTAGTGAAACGATTTTAAGGATGAGACATTTTGTCCCATCCTTAAAATAATTTAATCTTTAGTTCCACTTCCACACCAAAATGATCAGATACAACAGGGTAATGCTCCCCGTTAAATATCACTCTAGAAGATTTTACTTTTACAGACTCCGAAGCAAAAATATAATCAATCCGGAGCGGCTGTGCGTTACCTTCCCAGCCTGCGATCTCCCCGAATACGGTTGTGCCGCTGTCTTTTGTTGCAGCAAGTGTGTAAGTATCCTTTAAACCTTTTGTTAAAAGAAGGTCATAGCCTTCTTCTTTCAATCCAGCGTGGTTGTTGAAGTCCCCCATATAGAATGAGAGTCTGTCAGGGTGCTGTCTTTTGAGTAAACGGTCAACCTGTTCAGTGTAAAGCTCTTCTTCATCGCTCCACCAGCCGAGGTGGCATGAGTAAAAATCAATCAGCTGGTCTCCGGCGTTCACTGTGATGCGGGGGACGGCACGGGTCTTCCAGTGATCAGGATCTTCAGATTTTGTGATAAAAAAGGAATCCTTTTCTGTGACCGGCAGCCTTGAGATCAGGGCAACACCTTCTTCATAAACGTCATAGCCATAGTGGCAGAAGGACCAGTGCATCTGATCTTCAGTTCTGTCGAGTGCAGATAAACGCTTCAGCAGTTCAAGACCAAAGTGTCCTTTTTTATAGCCGCCTTCCTGAGGAGCGTCAGCCAGCTGACTGACCTCCTGCAGTGCGATGACATCATATTCACGTTCTGTAATTGTTTTTGCAAGAATATCGAGCTTTTCCAGCTGCTGTTCTTCCTGCCAGGAATGACAGTTCAGTGTGAGCAGTTTCATTGATTAAGCTCCTAACTCGTCTTGAATATCGGATTTCAGTACGTCTGCTTTTGGTCCGTAGATTGCCTGAACGCCACGATCGCGAAGGACAAGTCCAAGTGCACCGTTTTGCTTCCAGATTCTTTCGTCTGCTACAAGGCCGATATCTTTAACGGTTACACGAAGGCGCGTCATACATGCATCTACATCTTCAATGTTTTCTTCTCCACCTAAAAGTCCGATAATCGCAACAGCCTGTGAGTCTTTGTTGCTGGCAGTTGTTTTAGATGAAATCTTCTCTTCAGTTGTTTCTTCGATATAGTTTCCTGCACGTCCCGGAGTAGGGAAGTTAAAGCGTTTGATCAGGAAGTAGGCTGCGCCGAAGTTCACAGCAAACATGATCACAGAGACGAACACCAGGTTGATCAGGTCCCGGGTAAGACCGGCATTGACAATCAGTGGCGTTCTTGTAAGAAATTCAATAAATCCAAATGCATGAATACGCAGGTCAATTAAATCAACAAGTGCAAATGAAACACCAGTCAGTACAGCATATACGATATAAAGAAGCGGTGCAGCGAACATGAACATGAATTCGATTGGCTCAGTTACACCTGTTAAAAATACAGCCAGACCTGCTGAAAGAAACATGGATTTGTATTTTGTGCGTTTATCTTTATCAACATTCAGGTACATCGCAAGTGCAAGTCCAATCAGTGCAGCAGATGAAGCAATGAACTGTCCGACTTTAAAGCGTGCCGGCACAACCTCTTCAGTCAGCTGGTTGTAGCCTGCAGTGTTACCCTGCTGAAGCATATTGTAAAGGTCTGTAACCCATGCGAGCCAAAGTGGATCCTGACCTGATACCATGCTGCCGGCACTCGCACCAGTCTGAATTACGTATGTACCGCCAAGCTCCGTATAATTGATCGGAACCGTCAGCATATGATGAAGTCCGAATGGCAGTAACAGTCTTTCAAGTGTACCGAAAATAAATGGCGCAACAATCGGTGCTGAATTTCGGGAGTTTGCAATCCACTGCCCGAAGTCATTCAACAGCCCCTGGATGAAAGGCCATACAAGTGACATAATCAGTGCAACGACTACAGAACCTGCAATGACAACGAAAGGTACAAAGCGTTTTCCGTTAAAGAAGGCAAGCGCCTGTGGAAGCTTACTGAAGTTATAATATTTGTTGTAAAGTGCTGCGCCAAGGAATCCGGAAATAATTCCGACAAATACACCCATATTCAGTGCAGGTGCACCCAGGACTGAAATAAAGTAATCAGCAACAACAAGCTCTGCTCCTAAAAGAGAGGTAACCGTTGCAGAAGGGTCGGCAAGCATGTCAGCATTTACGCCAAATATAGCTCCTGTAATTCTGTTTATTAATAGAAAAGCGATTAATGCAGCAAATGCACCGCCTGCGCGGTCTTTTGCCCACGAGCCGCCAATTGCAACTGCAAATAGAATATGCAGATTCGTAATGATCGCCCACCCGATGTCTTCCATCACACGCGCAATCGTTTGCATTAATACGATGTCGCCAGTCATCATGGCAAGCAGCTTACCAAGCGAAATCATGATTCCGGCAGCCGGCATCACCGCAACGACAACAAGCAGTGCTTTACCAAACTTCTGCCAGAAATCAAATGAACCGAAAATCTTTTTCATACCAAGCCCTCCAAGGTTCTATGTATAGGTTTTCATAAATGGTTTTTATGATGTACAATATGATGCAACCGTTTGCACTAATTGTTCATGTAGAATATTGTATATACAAGACAGAGAACTTGCAAGCGTTTTATTAAAAAAGTTTTACTACACCTCTGTCTGTGAAATAGACACTGTGCGTCAATATATAACTGAGGTAAAATATTTATAAGAGACATACTGTAAACGCTTCAAAGAAAATCAAATGATTAAAAGGGGTGGAGCGGGATGAAAAAACAGTGGATCAACCTGAAAGATAAAGTCTGGCTCAGGCCGCTCGGGTATAGCCTGCTTGCGGTGCTGCTTGCAGCAGTTGTTGGTTTCGTTGATATTAACTATGGACCTGGCATATCAGGTCTGCCCGCTATTTTCTATACAGAAGTAGAGCTCGCTCAAGCCATTCTGACTGCTCTGATCACAGCGCTGCTGACGATGACGACATTCACTTTTTCAACGATTATGGTTGTCCTCACAACCTATGCTTCACAATATTCACCTAAGACCATTAAAAATTTTATTACAGACCCGCTGACGCTCAGAGTGCTCGGGATATTTATGGGCGGATTCATTTATTCAACACTTTCGATGCTGTTTATGAGAGACAGCCTTTCACAGGATCCGGTGATCGCCGGCGTAGTGGGAGTACTGATTGCAATTTTATGTCTGGTGTTTTTTGCAATCTTTATTCATCATGTAGCAAATGATATACAGGCAAGCCGTCTGATTGAACGCCTTGCAGGTGACACAGATGATGTAACAGACTACTATTTTAAGCTTATGCAAAAGCAGAATGTTTCTCTTGAACATCAGGGTGAAAACTGGAATTCTGGCGAGACCTTCTATCAGGTCCAGGCGCAAAGCTATGGATACGTACAATATATAGATTTGGATCAGCTGGGAAAAAAGGCGGCAGAGCATGGGGTAATGATTGAAGTGAACGTGCCAATCGGTGAATACGTTCATAAAGCCACGCCACTGCTGACAGTATATGTTCAGCCAGAACGTCTGCCTGAAGTAAGAGACCTGCCTCTGACACAAAGCTTTATGATCGGGAATGAGCGGGACGTCAGGCAGGATCCCGTATTTGCCCTGCAAAAAATGGTTGAAGTCGCGCTGCGGGCAATTTCACCGGGTATCAATGATCCGAATACGGCAAATGACAGTATAAGGCATATCGGCAGACTGCTTGGAAATATGGCGCAGTTTCCCGTGAGGCCTATTCTGATAACAGATGACGATGGTAAAGGTCTGGTGAAAATAAACCTTCCATCATTCCAGGATATCTTATATAAAACCTTTTTCCAGCTTCGCCATTACGGAAAAGAAGATGTATCCGTCCTGACTGCGATGCTTGAAGCCATTGCCTTTGCCGGAGAAAGTGCACCACGACAGCATCTGGGTTCACTAAGGGACATTGCAGAATACGTCGTAGAAAAAGCTGATCTTGACAAGATGCCAGCGATGGATCGTGAGTGGATCAATCAGAAATTGCAGGCGGTTGAGAGGATTACAGAGAGGTAAGGCAGACGCTCCATAGTAAAAGGGCATTCCGTCGCGGAATGCCCTTTTACTATGAAACCATTGTCTTCAGTAAATCCTGATAAGCCTTTGCTTCTTCAGCCTGTCCGGAAGCAAGATAAGCTTTAAAAAGGCGCTCAACCGGCTCTTTTGATTCTGGATGCAACTCCATTTCATAGGTGAAGCAGTCAATCGCTTCATTGTAAAATCCGATTTTTTCATACAGCTCACCTGCTGCGGCCTGCTGCTCAGGATCTTCTGCTATTTCAGCAAGCTGCTTGACCAGCTGATAGACTGGCAGATCCGCTAAGGGTGTCAAATGTCTTAAGATTCCCCCCACGTCATGATCAGGCACGTGCCTTAAAGCAGTCAGGATCATTTCGTTCATCTCTTCAGGGTGATCTGCTAGAAGCGGTGCAAGTCTGCTGCAAAGTGTCTCAAAGGAGAGAGCTGTCAATGTGTCCTGGTCCTGCAACAGCGTTCTCAGATCCCGTACATCTGAAGCCCTTAGCGTAAAAGGGTATTTCGCGAGCAGTCTGATTGCTTCAGCAGGCTGTTGTTGCCTGACCAGTTCCTTAAAAGCATTTCTCGCCGGTTCATCATAGCCGTCTGCAAGTAGTCTGTCATAAAGCATCTGCTGCTGTGCCGGAGTGTAATGGATATTTGTGAATTCGAGCAGTGTTTTAAATGTTCCCGGAGCCGGAGCAGATTTGTATTGTTCCTCTGCTGCAGCAAGCTGATGCTGAATCGGGAATCCCTCTTTCAGGTTGCGTGCCTCCCATAAAGTACGCTGATCAGCAGTCAGATCAACTTTTTCAGAGCGGGTTGACTTGACCCACTCGTGTTCAGGATAGATCGATCTGATCCGGTCATACACAATCGCTGCTTTTTTAAATTTGCCATCGCGTTTATACGTATAGTAGTGATCCCTGAGGACCTTGAACAACTTTTCTTCTTTGATCAGACCATCGAAGCAGCTGAAGATCTCGACTGACTGGAGCGGGTCGTGTGCTGTTTTTTTGAGTAATACGGTAAATGATTGGTTTGTAAGTGTCATTTCTGATGATACAAGTTGATCCGAGAGCGGGTGGGGGCATAAAAAAACAATTCCCTGCGTGAACGCTTTTTCAGTGTAGCTGCGCCTTTTAGAGCGGCTCACTTTTTTAGCGGCAAGGAATTGCTGATCTTTAAAATATAAGTGATATAAGTGGTGGTACTCATCTCGTGCTTCAAGAATCGTACATGGAACGTGAATAGCCAGACGGATTGGTGTCAGGGCGGTCAGTGATTGATCTTTTTCTTTCAAGTAGAATTGATTCATCATTCTCGTTCCTCCTCTCAGGGTCAGTCTTATTATATCATACTTTTCAGAATACTGATTAATTCATTTGGACTAGGACTAAAGTTCATTTGGTACACGAAATATTTTTAAAGGTACTTATTTACCCCTTTTTGGTAGTATTTAACCATGTTAAATTTCACTTTTTTCTGAAAATTTTGCATGTTAAGCTGTAAAAGCATGACAGAATATAGTTCGAAAGGGGAAATAACATGAAGAAGAAACCGGTATTAAAAGTACTATCTTCAAGTGCACTTGCACTGTCTCTGTTAGCACCTGCAGCAATGGTACCAGGGACAGCATCAGCTGCACCTGCAGATACGCCGAATTGGGATACAGAACGCTATGGGGATCGTCAGGATATAGATACATATCTTCAGAGTCTGAGTGAAGATGAGGGTTTTCTTAAGCAGGCTGAAAAGAAAATCAAAGAACAGGCTGCACAGCTTGAGGCTGACCAGGAAACTGCAGGCGCTTCAGCTCAGTCAGAAGAGAATTTTACTTTTAACGGCGGTACGAAGCTGTTTTTGGATCGTAATTTAGAATTTAAGGAGTTCACTCTGCGAAGCGTAGGGGAAAACGTTGAAGTATGGGTGGCGAATGACCTGAGCTATCCTGAAGGAGATCCACGGGGAACAGACGTTGTAACTCAGGAGCAGGTTGACAAACTGAAGGATGAGTTCGATTCGAATATGTATCCGGTTGCGACTGATTTCTTTGGGACACCGGATAAACTGGACGGATCGAATGCGACAGTTCCTGGCATGGTTGGGTTACCAGATGATTATTATGAAGGCAGCGACAAAGTCATGATGATGATCGATAACGTCAAGGATGATGCTTATTATGATTCAACTTATCCATTCTTCGTAGCAGGCTTCTTCTGGCAGACGCTAGAAAACTATACTGATCGTAACATGATTACCATTGATACTAACAACTGGGAAGAGCGTCTTGAATCAACTTTCTATGCAACAACCATTCATGAGCTTCAGCATTTAATCCATGCAGATAACGATGCAGCTGAAGAAACATGGTTGAATGAGGGGATGTCAACATTCTCTGAATATCTTGGCGGTTATGGTCACGGTGAAGGGTCAATTAACTTCTTCCTGGATCACCCTGAAAACTCACTTGTGAACTGGGATGATCACCGCAATGCATCAACAGGACCAGAGACTATTGCTGACTACGGTCAGGTATATCTGTTCACACTTTATCTGTATGATAAATACGGCCAGGAGCTGATCCGTGAGCTTGCAACATCACAGTCACAGGGAATTGCTTCGGTAAATGAAGTATTTGCTTCTAATGGCATTGATAAGACATTTAAAGACGTCTATCAGGACTTTATGACAGCACTTGCACTTGATGACGGAAAAGGTAATCAGGGCGTATATGAATTTGACAGCATCAACCTGCGCGATCTTCCAGTAGATAACGAAGGTACTAAGCGCGGTAAAACAGTCAGCTATGAAAATGCACTTGAAGTAGAAAAAGAAGGTGTACCTGCATGGGGCGGGGACTTCAAATCTATTGATTTCTCAAACAAAGTAAAAGACTTTAAGTTCAACGGGGTAGACTTCCTTCAGAAATGGACGTCAGTTAAAGATCCGTTAAATCCTGATAACCAGGTACTTTACAGTCAAAATGGAGCTGAAGATGACAGTGAGCTGATCTTTAAAGCGGATCTGACAGGCACTGATTCAGCAACACTGACATTCGATCACCTGTATGACATTGAAGAAACATGGGATTATGGAGTCGTTCAGGTATCAACTGATAACGGTGAAACATGGACATCACTTGAAAACGAAAATACACGTACAGAAGTTGCTGAAGGCGGATATCCTACAATTATCGAAAACGTACCTGGATTCACAGGTAAGGTAGATGAATGGACAAACGAATCATTTGACCTCAGTGCATACGCAGGTCAGGAAGTTCTTGTCTCATTCCGCTACATGGAGGACTGGGCATTCAGCAATGAAGGATGGTATGTAGATAACATTCAGGTGGAGGCTGCAGGCTTTGAATCAGACGGGTCTTCAGTTGAACCATTCACATCACTTGCTGAAATGAATGAAGAATTCCTTGAGTATACAGTGACATTCATCCAGGAACGCGGAAAGGGTAACGCTCATCCGAAAGTATGGCACGTTGATCCATTTAACGTGAACGATGAAGATGCCCTGAAACTGAACCAGCTATTTAAAAACGGTAATGTAAAAATGATCACAACATTTGCAGCACCGGAAGGTATCACAAGCCCAATCGACTTTACTTATGAGCTTTTGACGAAAGAGAATAAGAATAATAGATAAGAAATTCAAAGTTTTAAATACAATTTGAGTGGAACGGAGCGTAAGGCGTCCGCCTGAAGCGAAGTGCTGCGTTTAAGAGACTGAGACACACATTGTGTTTCAGTCTCTTTTTAATGGAGTATAAAAATAATAGATCGGGTAATAAATAAACTGTATACGCATTGCTTTGTCCGCAATACATAAACATGTTAAAATAAAATGTGTGTTAAATACTTTTAAAACAACAAATTATGTCTTTTTCAGAAGGACAAATGTAAACGAGGAGGAAATGACGTGTCTAAAGTACTTCAACAGTTTTTACAGGACAACCTGAATGATTTAAAAGATAAGGGCTTATATAATGAAATTGATCCGGTAGAAGGTCCAAACGGTGCGATGATCACGATTGGCGGACAGGAACTGATTAACCTGTCTTCAAATAACTACCTGGGTCTGGCGACAAATGATCATTTAAAAGAAGCGGCTAAAAAAGCGATTGATCATTACGGGGTTGGTGCAGGGGCTGTCCGTACAATCAACGGTACACTTGATGTACACGTAAAGCTTGAAGAAAAACTT
Coding sequences:
- a CDS encoding endonuclease/exonuclease/phosphatase family protein, translating into MKLLTLNCHSWQEEQQLEKLDILAKTITEREYDVIALQEVSQLADAPQEGGYKKGHFGLELLKRLSALDRTEDQMHWSFCHYGYDVYEEGVALISRLPVTEKDSFFITKSEDPDHWKTRAVPRITVNAGDQLIDFYSCHLGWWSDEEELYTEQVDRLLKRQHPDRLSFYMGDFNNHAGLKEEGYDLLLTKGLKDTYTLAATKDSGTTVFGEIAGWEGNAQPLRIDYIFASESVKVKSSRVIFNGEHYPVVSDHFGVEVELKIKLF
- a CDS encoding PTS transporter subunit IIBC, translating into MKKIFGSFDFWQKFGKALLVVVAVMPAAGIMISLGKLLAMMTGDIVLMQTIARVMEDIGWAIITNLHILFAVAIGGSWAKDRAGGAFAALIAFLLINRITGAIFGVNADMLADPSATVTSLLGAELVVADYFISVLGAPALNMGVFVGIISGFLGAALYNKYYNFSKLPQALAFFNGKRFVPFVVIAGSVVVALIMSLVWPFIQGLLNDFGQWIANSRNSAPIVAPFIFGTLERLLLPFGLHHMLTVPINYTELGGTYVIQTGASAGSMVSGQDPLWLAWVTDLYNMLQQGNTAGYNQLTEEVVPARFKVGQFIASSAALIGLALAMYLNVDKDKRTKYKSMFLSAGLAVFLTGVTEPIEFMFMFAAPLLYIVYAVLTGVSFALVDLIDLRIHAFGFIEFLTRTPLIVNAGLTRDLINLVFVSVIMFAVNFGAAYFLIKRFNFPTPGRAGNYIEETTEEKISSKTTASNKDSQAVAIIGLLGGEENIEDVDACMTRLRVTVKDIGLVADERIWKQNGALGLVLRDRGVQAIYGPKADVLKSDIQDELGA
- a CDS encoding immune inhibitor A; this translates as MKKKPVLKVLSSSALALSLLAPAAMVPGTASAAPADTPNWDTERYGDRQDIDTYLQSLSEDEGFLKQAEKKIKEQAAQLEADQETAGASAQSEENFTFNGGTKLFLDRNLEFKEFTLRSVGENVEVWVANDLSYPEGDPRGTDVVTQEQVDKLKDEFDSNMYPVATDFFGTPDKLDGSNATVPGMVGLPDDYYEGSDKVMMMIDNVKDDAYYDSTYPFFVAGFFWQTLENYTDRNMITIDTNNWEERLESTFYATTIHELQHLIHADNDAAEETWLNEGMSTFSEYLGGYGHGEGSINFFLDHPENSLVNWDDHRNASTGPETIADYGQVYLFTLYLYDKYGQELIRELATSQSQGIASVNEVFASNGIDKTFKDVYQDFMTALALDDGKGNQGVYEFDSINLRDLPVDNEGTKRGKTVSYENALEVEKEGVPAWGGDFKSIDFSNKVKDFKFNGVDFLQKWTSVKDPLNPDNQVLYSQNGAEDDSELIFKADLTGTDSATLTFDHLYDIEETWDYGVVQVSTDNGETWTSLENENTRTEVAEGGYPTIIENVPGFTGKVDEWTNESFDLSAYAGQEVLVSFRYMEDWAFSNEGWYVDNIQVEAAGFESDGSSVEPFTSLAEMNEEFLEYTVTFIQERGKGNAHPKVWHVDPFNVNDEDALKLNQLFKNGNVKMITTFAAPEGITSPIDFTYELLTKENKNNR
- a CDS encoding DUF2254 domain-containing protein, with the protein product MKKQWINLKDKVWLRPLGYSLLAVLLAAVVGFVDINYGPGISGLPAIFYTEVELAQAILTALITALLTMTTFTFSTIMVVLTTYASQYSPKTIKNFITDPLTLRVLGIFMGGFIYSTLSMLFMRDSLSQDPVIAGVVGVLIAILCLVFFAIFIHHVANDIQASRLIERLAGDTDDVTDYYFKLMQKQNVSLEHQGENWNSGETFYQVQAQSYGYVQYIDLDQLGKKAAEHGVMIEVNVPIGEYVHKATPLLTVYVQPERLPEVRDLPLTQSFMIGNERDVRQDPVFALQKMVEVALRAISPGINDPNTANDSIRHIGRLLGNMAQFPVRPILITDDDGKGLVKINLPSFQDILYKTFFQLRHYGKEDVSVLTAMLEAIAFAGESAPRQHLGSLRDIAEYVVEKADLDKMPAMDREWINQKLQAVERITER
- a CDS encoding tetratricopeptide repeat protein; its protein translation is MMNQFYLKEKDQSLTALTPIRLAIHVPCTILEARDEYHHLYHLYFKDQQFLAAKKVSRSKRRSYTEKAFTQGIVFLCPHPLSDQLVSSEMTLTNQSFTVLLKKTAHDPLQSVEIFSCFDGLIKEEKLFKVLRDHYYTYKRDGKFKKAAIVYDRIRSIYPEHEWVKSTRSEKVDLTADQRTLWEARNLKEGFPIQHQLAAAEEQYKSAPAPGTFKTLLEFTNIHYTPAQQQMLYDRLLADGYDEPARNAFKELVRQQQPAEAIRLLAKYPFTLRASDVRDLRTLLQDQDTLTALSFETLCSRLAPLLADHPEEMNEMILTALRHVPDHDVGGILRHLTPLADLPVYQLVKQLAEIAEDPEQQAAAGELYEKIGFYNEAIDCFTYEMELHPESKEPVERLFKAYLASGQAEEAKAYQDLLKTMVS